The Pseudomonas asiatica sequence GGCGCAAACTGAACGCTTGGACGGTGGTTTCGCCAGAGAGTTCGCCATCCTTGGCCTGAACGGTCATTTCTCGGCTCAGTGGCTGCCGGAATGGCCGAAGCCGCCAGCACCGCGCTGGCTTTCATCGAACGCTTCGACGATGTCGAAATGGGCCTGTACCACCGGTACCAGCACCAGCTGGGCAATGCGCTCGCCAACGGCGATGGTGAACGGGGTGTTGCCGCGGTTCCAGCACGACACCATCAACTCGCCCTGGTAGTCCGAGTCGATCAGCCCGACCAGGTTGCCCAGCACGATGCCGTGCTTATGGCCCAGGCCCGAGCGCGGCAGGATCACCGCCGCCAGGCCCGGGTCGCCGATGTAGATCGACAGGCCGGTGGGGATCAGCAGGGTCTGGCCTGGCTCGAGGACGGTGTCTTCCTTGAGCAGGGCGCGCAGGTCCAGGCCGGCGGAGCCGGGGGTGGCGTACTGCGGCAGGGGGAATTCGGTGCCCAGGCGTGGGTCGAGGATCTTGGCTTGAAGAGCGTGCATGTAACTTATTGAACCTGATTGAGCCGTTCGGCGATGAAGGCGACCAGTTGCCGGGCAATCTTGCCCTTGCTGGTCTGCGCGAAGAGGGTCTGGTGCTGCTGGCGGTCGATCACGGTCAAGGCG is a genomic window containing:
- the dut gene encoding dUTP diphosphatase yields the protein MHALQAKILDPRLGTEFPLPQYATPGSAGLDLRALLKEDTVLEPGQTLLIPTGLSIYIGDPGLAAVILPRSGLGHKHGIVLGNLVGLIDSDYQGELMVSCWNRGNTPFTIAVGERIAQLVLVPVVQAHFDIVEAFDESQRGAGGFGHSGSH